One segment of Salvia splendens isolate huo1 chromosome 20, SspV2, whole genome shotgun sequence DNA contains the following:
- the LOC121780951 gene encoding serine-rich adhesin for platelets-like isoform X1: protein MDLDGNREINLDEFLSFMRQQGYYKKMQNCSFFQMLDTSGRGTLAFMDVITFYYIIKSGRPFCDSCHRFIPGTFFSCVKCFNQLRDSFTLCTSCHLNTNKYHHKHDGRSALFLDNFTLLQATKPHLPITTTTNQEAAHTEPPDLSTTETQQPLLLMGKGDSVSTSTSTSTSEKKHVNSEAANSGISITAKTQQPLLLGKGESASTSTSKNGDMNSKKSATSVTVTPAKSVAKTSTPSARIKSSHDRNAIVSAIKPAASISTLKNDDLAMYMASEMYRIVREQQQSPPPSQPQSTSPLVNQLPNVNVNKIESTTSTPNTICVRPPNQQVTWMKAASVALKALDAIVAISSIAGAVSACTIM, encoded by the exons ATGGATCTCGACGGGAACAGGGAGATCAATCTGGATGAGTTCTTGTCATTCATGAGACAACAAGGATACTACAAGAAGATGCAGAACTGCTCATTCTTCCAGATGCTCGACACCTCCGGCCGCGGCACACTGGCTTTCATGGACGTCATCACGTTTTATTACATCATCAAAAGCGGCCGCCCTTTCTGCGACTCCTGCCATCGCTTCATTCCCGGAACGTTCTTCTCCTGCGTCAAATGTTTCAATCAACTCCGAGATTCCTTCACTCTGTGCACCTCCTGTCATCTCAACACCAACAAGTACCACCACAAGCACGACGGCCGCTCTGCACTATTCTTGGACAATTTTACCCTTCTTCAGGCCACCAAACCTCATTTaccaattactactactactaatcaG GAGGCTGCTCATACTGAACCACCTGATCTATCAACTACTGAAACTCAACAACCATTATTATTAATGGGAAAAGGTGATTCTGTTTCGACTTCTACTTCAACTTCCACTTCAGAGAAGAAGCATGTGAATAGTGAG GCTGCTAATAGTGGAATATCAATAACTGCTAAGACTCAACAACCATTATTACTGGGAAAAGGTGAATCTGCTTCGACTTCGACTTCTAAGAATGGCGACATGAATAGCAAG AAGTCTGCTACTAGTGTAACTGTAACCCCGGCCAAAAGTGTAGCTAAGACTTCGACTCCTAGTGCACGTATCAAGAGCAGCCATGATCGAAATGCAATCGTTTCAGCAATCAAGCCG GCTGCTTCAATTTCAACTTTGAAGAATGATGACCTCGCTATGTACATGGCGAGTGAG ATGTATAGAATAGTTCGTGAGCAGCAACAGTCGCCTCCGCCTTCACAGCCGCAGTCGACTAGTCCTCTTGTAAATCAGTTACCCAATGTAAACGTCAATAAAATTGAATCTACTACTTCAACTCCCAATACCATTTGTGTGAGGCCCCCAAATCAACAG GTGACGTGGATGAAGGCAGCGAGTGTCGCATTAAAAGCGTTGGATGCGATCGTCGCCATTAGCAGCATCGCCGGCGCCGTCTCTGCCTGTACGATCATGTGA
- the LOC121780951 gene encoding platelet binding protein GspB-like isoform X2 — MDLDGNREINLDEFLSFMRQQGYYKKMQNCSFFQMLDTSGRGTLAFMDVITFYYIIKSGRPFCDSCHRFIPGTFFSCVKCFNQLRDSFTLCTSCHLNTNKYHHKHDGRSALFLDNFTLLQATKPHLPITTTTNQEAAHTEPPDLSTTETQQPLLLMGKGDSVSTSTSTSTSEKKHVNSEAANSGISITAKTQQPLLLGKGESASTSTSKNGDMNSKSATSVTVTPAKSVAKTSTPSARIKSSHDRNAIVSAIKPAASISTLKNDDLAMYMASEMYRIVREQQQSPPPSQPQSTSPLVNQLPNVNVNKIESTTSTPNTICVRPPNQQVTWMKAASVALKALDAIVAISSIAGAVSACTIM, encoded by the exons ATGGATCTCGACGGGAACAGGGAGATCAATCTGGATGAGTTCTTGTCATTCATGAGACAACAAGGATACTACAAGAAGATGCAGAACTGCTCATTCTTCCAGATGCTCGACACCTCCGGCCGCGGCACACTGGCTTTCATGGACGTCATCACGTTTTATTACATCATCAAAAGCGGCCGCCCTTTCTGCGACTCCTGCCATCGCTTCATTCCCGGAACGTTCTTCTCCTGCGTCAAATGTTTCAATCAACTCCGAGATTCCTTCACTCTGTGCACCTCCTGTCATCTCAACACCAACAAGTACCACCACAAGCACGACGGCCGCTCTGCACTATTCTTGGACAATTTTACCCTTCTTCAGGCCACCAAACCTCATTTaccaattactactactactaatcaG GAGGCTGCTCATACTGAACCACCTGATCTATCAACTACTGAAACTCAACAACCATTATTATTAATGGGAAAAGGTGATTCTGTTTCGACTTCTACTTCAACTTCCACTTCAGAGAAGAAGCATGTGAATAGTGAG GCTGCTAATAGTGGAATATCAATAACTGCTAAGACTCAACAACCATTATTACTGGGAAAAGGTGAATCTGCTTCGACTTCGACTTCTAAGAATGGCGACATGAATAGCAAG TCTGCTACTAGTGTAACTGTAACCCCGGCCAAAAGTGTAGCTAAGACTTCGACTCCTAGTGCACGTATCAAGAGCAGCCATGATCGAAATGCAATCGTTTCAGCAATCAAGCCG GCTGCTTCAATTTCAACTTTGAAGAATGATGACCTCGCTATGTACATGGCGAGTGAG ATGTATAGAATAGTTCGTGAGCAGCAACAGTCGCCTCCGCCTTCACAGCCGCAGTCGACTAGTCCTCTTGTAAATCAGTTACCCAATGTAAACGTCAATAAAATTGAATCTACTACTTCAACTCCCAATACCATTTGTGTGAGGCCCCCAAATCAACAG GTGACGTGGATGAAGGCAGCGAGTGTCGCATTAAAAGCGTTGGATGCGATCGTCGCCATTAGCAGCATCGCCGGCGCCGTCTCTGCCTGTACGATCATGTGA